From the Musa acuminata AAA Group cultivar baxijiao chromosome BXJ3-7, Cavendish_Baxijiao_AAA, whole genome shotgun sequence genome, one window contains:
- the LOC103992349 gene encoding cyclin-D2-1, translating into MPLTLSDHGSCWDLLCGEDVSELADDSPGGVGEPAEFPDDSDESIAGFIEEEADSSPQFDYPDRFQSKSLDPAARQEAVTWILKVHECYCFRPLTACLAVNYLDRFLSRHCLPQNEWALQLLSVACLSLAAKMEETLLPSLLDLQVEGAKIIFEPRTVLRMELVVLNALNWRLRSVTPFTFIDFFVHKIDPVGKYAQTLVSLATEITLATTKDVRFLSHCPSSLAAAAIICATDEIKDLAFVDPRIAASWCIGLTEEGIAGCYRSMKQVIVNRTRKASTSMDLEPSVSSSYSSPPSKRRKLNNNCLWVDNDQESS; encoded by the exons ATGCCGCTCACGCTGTCAGACCACGGCTCGTGCTGGGACCTCCTGTGCGGCGAGGACGTCAGCGAGCTGGCCGATGACTCGCCGGGCGGCGTCGGGGAGCCGGCCGAGTTCCCCGACGACTCGGACGAGTCCATCGCCGGGTTCATAGAGGAGGAGGCCGATTCCTCGCCCCAGTTCGACTACCCGGACCGGTTCCAGTCCAAGTCGCTCGACCCGGCCGCGCGCCAAGAAGCCGTCACCTGGATCCTCAAG GTGCACGAGTGCTATTGTTTTCGCCCGCTGACGGCGTGTCTTGCCGTGAACTACTTGGATCGCTTCCTCTCTCGTCACTGTTTACCG CAAAATGAATGGGCATTGCAGCTTCTGTCAGTGGCATGCCTCTCCCTAGCTGCAAAGATGGAGGAGACACTGCTGCCATCCCTATTAGATTTGCAG GTTGAGGGTGCAAAGATCATTTTCGAACCTCGCACGGTCCTCAGAATGGAGCTCGTCGTGCTCAATGCATTGAATTGGAGGCTTCGATCCGTGACGCCTTTCACTTTCATCGATTTCTTTGTTCACAAGATCGATCCTGTAGGAAAATATGCGCAAACTTTGGTTTCATTGGCCACTGAAATTACATTAGCGACAACGAAAG ATGTAAGGTTCCTGAGTCACTGCCCATCGTCACTTGCTGCAGCTGCCATAATCTGTGCCACTGATGAGATTAAGGATCTAGCTTTTGTTGATCCTAGAATTGCAGCCTCATGGTGCATTGGATTGACAGAG GAAGGGATTGCAGGTTGCTATCGATCAATGAAGCAAGTTATCGTCAATAGAACGAGGAAAGCGAGCACCTCGATGGACTTGGAGCCAAGTGTGTCATCATCTTATTCTTCTCCACCTAGCAAaagaaggaagctgaacaacaatTGCTTATGGGTGGACAATGACCAGGAGAGCTCATAG
- the LOC135642929 gene encoding xyloglucan O-acetyltransferase 4-like, translated as MTKGKWVTEPRASIYTNVTCPTLPDMKNCGKYGKDQSYLYWRWQPDSCDVPRFDPVTFLNLVRGKKMAFIGDSLARNQMESLLCLLSQAETSRQVFRDSGDKYVTWYFPSHEFTLMAMWTEYFVEARPRIINGTASSSFELHLDRVPMNWTEKLPGVDYAILSGGNWFFRGLHLYRGGEIVGCVNCWGQNLTDFGVAAAIRSVLRTALQFIATCKECEGLVTFLRTFTPSHFENGSWFSGGQCNRTQPLDESQISLSDITWEIRKVQLEEIERARWQEGEVNIKFEVLDVTKAMMLRADAHPGKHWTTKTKGGVNDCLHWCLPGPVDLWSDLLLATLKKNSPSH; from the exons ATGACAAAGGGCAAGTGGGTGACAGAGCCACGAGCATCGATCTATACCAACGTGACATGCCCGACGCTGCCTGACATGAAGAACTGTGGGAAGTATGGGAAGGATCAGAGCTATTTGTATTGGAGATGGCAACCCGATAGTTGTGACGTACCGAGGTTTGATCCTGTGACATTCCTGAATCTAGTTAGAGGGAAGAAGATGGCCTTCATTGGTGACTCGCTAGCTCGCAATCAAATGGAATCCCTGCTGTGTCTCTTGTCTCAG GCAGAGACTTCCAGGCAAGTCTTCAGGGATTCAGGCGACAAGTACGTGACATGGTACTTCCCCTCGCATGAGTTCACCCTCATGGCCATGTGGACGGAGTACTTTGTGGAAGCAAGGCCAAGAATCATAAACGGAACAGCTTCATCCTCATTTGAGCTTCACCTCGACAGGGTGCCCATGAACTGGACGGAGAAACTTCCCGGCGTCGACTACGCTATCCTCTCCGGCGGCAACTGGTTCTTTCGAGGACTCCACTTGTACCGAGGAGGAGAGATCGTCGGGTGCGTCAACTGCTGGGGCCAAAACCTGACCGATTTCGGGGTCGCAGCTGCCATCAGAAGCGTCCTCAGAACAGCCCTCCAGTTCATAGCCACATGCAAGGAGTGCGAGGGGCTCGTCACCTTCTTGCGGACCTTCACGCCATCACACTTCGAGAATGGCTCCTGGTTCAGCGGAGGACAATGCAACAGGACTCAACCATTGGATGAGAGCCAGATTAGTCTGAGCGACATCACCTGGGAGATAAGGAAGGTTCAGCTGGAGGAGATCGAAAGAGCGAGATGGCAAGAGGGGGAAGTGAACATCAAGTTCGAGGTGTTGGATGTCACCAAAGCGATGATGCTGAGGGCAGACGCACACCCGGGGAAGCACTGGACGACGAAGACGAAGGGGGGTGTTAACGACTGCTTGCATTGGTGCTTGCCCGGCCCTGTTGATCTGTGGAGCGATCTATTGCTCGCGACTCTCAAGAAGAATTCTCCATCTCATTAG
- the LOC108953428 gene encoding RING-H2 finger protein ATL47-like, with amino-acid sequence MRKEMVVTPYQSSGPHWLLTQVKNRGGASSSHHSSHLGALSRDSIPFQPSPTTTAAAAAASSPSSRISPAVLFTIVILAALFFISGLLHLLVRFLLRKRPPSSSISSSPHSNAHARRRRNADLPGPGTLQRQLQQLFHLHDSGLDQAFIDALPLFLYKEILGSKEPFDCAVCLCEFAPDDKLRLLPVCGHAFHLGCIDTWLLSNSTCPLCRGAIFVQGLAIENPMYAFDDYREEDEEGFSGDQEAEADERMFSVKLGKFKKLSNGAGDGAVDDGSSMGESKVSREIGETSSSNLDARRCFSMGSYQYVVSDASLQVAFTGSTMNGDGRGRRVNAMSRDESFSVSKIWQWSDKKGKFPVCSDSAPLDGHLPWIRPSLEDA; translated from the coding sequence ATGAGGAAGGAGATGGTTGTCACACCTTACCAGTCCTCCGGGCCTCACTGGCTTCTTACCCAGGTCAAGAACAGGGGTGGAGCTTCTTCATCTCACCATTCCTCTCATCTTGGTGCCTTGAGCCGGGACTCCATCCCGTTCCAGCCATCTCCAACAACaacagctgcagcagcagcagcatcctcCCCAAGCAGCAGGATAAGCCCCGCAGTCCTCTTCACCATTGTCATCCTTGCGGCCCTCTTCTTCATCTCTGGCCTCCTCCACCTCTTGGTCAGGTTTCTCCTCAGGAAGCGGCCGCcgtcctcctccatctcctcctcccccCACTCCAACGCCCACGCCCGCCGCCGCCGCAACGCCGACCTCCCGGGCCCCGGCACGCTCCAGCGCCAGCTCCAGCAGCTGTTCCACCTCCACGACTCGGGCCTCGACCAGGCCTTCATCGACGCGCTGCCGCTCTTCCTCTACAAGGAGATCCTTGGCTCCAAAGAGCCGTTCGACTGCGCCGTCTGCCTATGTGAATTCGCCCCCGACGACAAGCTCCGGCTGCTGCCCGTCTGCGGCCATGCTTTTCACCTCGGCTGCATCGACACATGGCTGCTCTCCAACTCCACCTGCCCGCTCTGCCGGGGAGCCATATTCGTGCAGGGGCTGGCCATCGAGAATCCCATGTATGCGTTCGACGATTAcagggaggaggatgaggagggatTCTCCGGGGACCAGGAAGCGGAAGCCGATGAGCGAATGTTCTCTGTCAAGCTTGGGAAGTTCAAGAAGCTGAGCAATGGAGCCGGTGACGGTGCTGTCGACGATGGCAGCAGCATGGGTGAGAGTAAAGTAAGCAGAGAGATAGGGGAGACTAGCAGTAGCAACTTGGATGCCAGGAGGTGCTTCTCCATGGGCTCTTATCAGTATGTGGTGTCTGATGCCAGTCTCCAGGTGGCTTTTACAGGTTCCACCATGAACGGCGATGGCAGGGGAAGAAGGGTCAATGCTATGAGCAGAGATGAGAGCTTTTCTGTGTCCAAGATCTGGCAGTGGTCTGATAAGAAGGGGAAGTTCCCAGTGTGTTCAGATTCTGCTCCTTTGGATGGGCACTTGCCATGGATCAGGCCAAGCTTGGAGGATGCATGA
- the LOC103992350 gene encoding uncharacterized protein LOC103992350, with translation MKEGEEQQGGPQSPPSSVGVDGAAVDSAMPSSDLKGSRKLPGTVNWGTATIVGVFAGLLYGGSKEASASVSKDAEVMLKLGSTPDKREQYRIMRDAMEKRFIRVARGSIVGGVRLGMFTAAFYGLQNLLAEKRGVHDVYNVAGAGSATAAMFGLIMPGSLKWRARNVLLGSVLGAGICFPLGWVHLKLMEKANEERLNSKPSDLDEEGETNRSRVGAAIERLEGNLRR, from the exons ATGAAGGAGGGGGAGGAGCAGCAGGGGGGCCCCCAGTCGCCGCCCAGCAGTGTTGGTGTCGATGGCGCCGCTGTCGACTCAGCGATGCCATCATCCGATCTCAAA GGAAGTCGAAAACTGCCTGGAACAGTTAATTGGGGTACAGCAACTATTGTTGGAGTATTTGCAGGATTGCTATATGGTGGAAGCAAAGAGGCTTCTGCATCTGTG AGCAAGGATGCAGAAGTTATGTTGAAGCTTGGGAGCACTCCAGACAAGCGTGAACAGTACAGAATAATGAGAGATGCAATGGAGAAAAGATTCATCCGTGTAGCTCGTGGTTCAATTGTTGGTGGTGTTCGCCTTGGCATGTTCACTGCAGCATTTTATGGCTTGCAAAATCTCCTGGCTGAAAAGCGTGGTGTGCATGATGTGTATAATGTGGCTGGTGCTGGTTCTGCAACTGCTGCAATGTTTGGTCTTATAA TGCCAGGTTCCTTGAAGTGGCGTGCTAGGAATGTGTTGCTTGGTTCAGTCTTGGGAGCTGGAATTTGTTTCCCTTTAG GTTGGGTACATCTGAAGCTGATGGAGAAGGCAAATGAAGAAAGATTAAATTCTAAACCTTCTGATCTGGATGAGGAGGGAGAGACTAATAGAAGCCGTGTTGGTGCTGCCATAGAGAGGCTTGAGGGGAACCTACGCCGGTAG
- the LOC103992351 gene encoding uncharacterized protein LOC103992351 — translation MEVDANIDPFDDPSAGSDRRQYCCCFPFSSPWERIQAPAPAEGGDERRRWWSGAGLRALMMKGREWSELVAGPRWKTFLRRFGRNPNRGRAAGGLARFQYDPLSYALNFDEGQGGDSPEGGYDDHRDYSARFAAPAPPPPAASGR, via the coding sequence ATGGAGGTGGACGCCAACATCGACCCGTTCGATGATCCGTCGGCCGGGTCCGATCGCCGGCAGTACTGCTGCTGCTTCCCCTTCTCGAGCCCCTGGGAGCGGATCCAGGCGCCGGCGCCCGCCGAGGGAGGGGACGAGCGTCGCCGGTGGTGGAGCGGCGCGGGGTTGAGGGCGCTGATGATGAAGGGGAGGGAGTGGTCGGAGCTGGTGGCCGGGCCGAGGTGGAAGACATTCCTCCGGCGGTTCGGGCGGAACCCTAACAGGGGGAGGGCAGCGGGGGGGCTGGCGAGGTTCCAGTACGACCCGTTGAGCTACGCCCTCAACTTCGACGAGGGCCAGGGCGGCGACAGCCCCGAGGGGGGATACGACGACCACCGCGACTACTCTGCCCGCTTCGCTGCACCGGCCCCGCCGCCGCCAGCCGCCAGCGGGCGCTGA